The following proteins are encoded in a genomic region of Arachis stenosperma cultivar V10309 chromosome 4, arast.V10309.gnm1.PFL2, whole genome shotgun sequence:
- the LOC130973724 gene encoding putative E3 ubiquitin-protein ligase LIN-1 isoform X1, producing MASSFAELLPSDDGASHKKKLSLPSYICHDPRSVASSKHKSEKSTVRSGSSSSQFKRPGSASERSNSRSLVAEDSRMDEVAIGAVMKILSGYIGRYVKDELFRRKIRERCSSVMERRRREDSNDEVFENLEMGMGKVDKLVEDHGRMRQVMLIKSLKNSIEILTIIVASSLNAKDSHLSACAQIYLAIAYKMLKKERVSSKHLLQVFCDSPSIARTYLIPDLWEHLFLPHLLHLKIWYNKEIESLSNEDHGDNKRKMKVLSKVYNEKMDAGTSLFALYYKQWLKVGATEPPLPVVSLPSMPSCRSSSRRKSSDSLVSNSSINPNLYKAVFGPKLEQQPTGPDEQKGAIVIYKGSEINDKIYGDEYRSSSQRERDVYMGRSSIQDDKNHGQLWPESQRLDYFQCFSCRNIPTEGLVNSNYRSKNIASIRRGGINSLSSDLVGAIAIICSSDILSECESAIRVVTSAWLRSPGDPLIVEALTQHSVVEAMLEVLFASSEDEILELIISILAELVARSDAIRQIILNSDPQLELFVKLLRSTSLFLKAAVLLYLSKPQAKQMLSSEWVPLVLRVLEFGDKLQTLFTVQCSPQVAAFYFLDQLLTGFNEDKNLENARQVLSLGGLTLLMRRIEDGEIHERNKAALIISCCIQAEGSCRCFLADNINKTSLLELIVLGNKQSSSAFAFSVLVELLCLDRRMKVLNFLKGLKDGWSGLNIMHIVYIYLKKAPPEECPLVAVIILLLDLMEDPFKSNLYRAEAIEALISALNCQTCNDRVQDQSSRALHLLGGHFSYTGESLLEKSLLHKAGFREICLEDSFAAKGIFVYDSIHKNKEEEEIESWQQKVGCVLLKCGNKKLISALGECMANGTPSVARASLITISWMSSYLHLVEDKRLPPMAFSILTPHLIQSLNHDKDVEERVLASYSLLCLIKNSGFLPSLDKDSLRHLKNLSLVTWTANELISIFSKGSLHSRQ from the exons ATGGCTTCTTCATTTGCTGAACTTCTTCCCTCAGATGATGGAGCCTCACACAAGAAGAAGCTATCACTTCCTTCATACATATGTCATGATCCTAGAAGTGTTGCTTCATCAAAGCACAAGTCAGAGAAATCCACT GTAAGAAGTGGCTCTTCTTCATCTCAGTTCAAGAGGCCTGGTTCAGCTTCTGAGAGATCAAACTCTAGGTCTCTGGTGGCAGAAGATTCAAGAATGGATGAAGTTGCTATTGGAGCAGTGATGAAAATCCTCAGTGGCTACATTGGAAGATATGTAAAAGATGAACTTTTCAGGAGAAAAATCAGGGAAAGATGCAGTTCTGTGAtggagagaagaagaagagaggacTCAAATGATGAGGTTTttgagaatttggaaatgggCATGGGGAAAGTTGATAAATTGGTAGAAGATCATGGAAGAATGAGGCAAGTTATGTTGATCAAAAGCTTGAAGAATTCCATTGAGATATTAACCATAATAGTTGCTTCCTCTTTGAATGCTAAAGATTCTCATCTTTCTGCTTGTGCTCAAATTTACTTGGCAATAGCTTATAAGAtgttgaagaaagagagagttTCCTCAAAGCATTTACTTCAAGTGTTTTGTGATTCTCCAAGTATTGCTAGAACATACCTGATTCCTGATCTTTGGGAGCACTTGTTTCTTCCCCATCTTCTCCATCTCAAAATTTGGTATAACAAGGAGATTGAGTCTCTTTCAAATGAAGATCATGGTGataacaaaaggaaaatgaAGGTGTTGAGCAAAGTCTACAATGAAAAAATGGATGCTGGAACTAGTCTCTTTGCTTTGTACTACAAGCAATGGCTGAAAGTTGGGGCCACAGAGCCTCCTCTTCCTGTTGTATCATTGCCATCAATGCCAAGTTGTAGATCATCATCAAGAAGAAAATCTTCAGATTCTTTGGTTTCAAATTCCTCAATCAATCCAAACTT ATATAAGGCAGTGTTTGGCCCCAAACTGGAGCAGCAACCTACTGGTCCAGATGAACAAAAAGGAGCCATTGTAATTTATAAGGGCTCAGAGATTAATGATAAAATTTATGGAGATGAATACAGGAGCTCATCTCAG AGAGAAAGAGATGTATATATGGGAAGATCATCAATCCAAGATGACAAGAATCATGGTCAATTATGGCCCGAGTCCCAGAGATTGGACTATTTCCAGTGCTTTTCTTGCAGGAACATACCTACAGAAGGATTGGTAAACAGCAACTACAGATCCAAGAACATTGCTTCAATCAGAAGGGGAGGAATAAATTCTCTTTCAAGTGATTTGGTTGGAGCTATTGCAATTATATGTTCATCTGATATCCTAAGTGAATGCGAATCGGCTATTCGTGTGGTTACCTCAGCTTGGTTGAGGTCTCCTGGTGATCCGCTCATTGTAGAAGCATTAACACAACATAGTGTAGTTGAAGCTATGTTAGAGGTGCTATTTGCCTCATCTGAAGATGAAATTCTAGAattgattatatcaattttAGCTGAATTAGTAGCAAGGAGCGACGCGATTCGACAAATTATACTGAACTCTGATCCACAACTAGAATTGTTTGTGAAACTTCTGAGAAGCACTAGTCTGTTTCTGAAAGCCGCGGTTCTGCTTTATCTATCAAAGCCGCAGGCAAAACAAATGTTATCatcagaatgggtgccattagTACTTAGAGTGTTGGAGTTTGGAGACAAACTGCAGACCCTTTTCACAGTGCAATGCAGTCCTCAAGTTGCAGCATTTTACTTTCTTGATCAACTTCTCACCGGTTTCAATGAAGATAAGAATCTGGAGAATGCAAGGCAAGTTCTTTCACTTGGGGGATTGACATTGCTTATGAGAAGAAttgaagatggagagattcatgaAAGAAACAAAGCTGCTTTGATAATTTCCTGTTGTATACAAGCTGAAGGAAGCTGTAGATGCTTCTTAGCTGATAATATAAATAAGACATCTTTGCTAGAACTCATTGTTCTTGGAAACAAACAAAGTTCAAGCGCTTTCGCCTTTTCCGTGTTAGTTGAGTTGCTCTGCCTAGATAG AAGAATGAAGGTTTTGAACTTCTTGAAAGGGCTTAAAGATGGATGGAGTGGATTAAACATCATGCACATTGTATACATTTACCTCAAGAAAGCTCCACCTGAAGAATGCCCTTTAGTTGCAGTGATAATATTGCTGCTTGATCTTATG GAAGATCCTTTCAAAAGTAACTTATACAGAGCAGAAGCAATTGAGGCACTTATATCTGCTTTAAATTGCCAAACATGCAATGATAGAGTTCAAGATCAATCATCCAGAGCTTTACACTTACTTGGAGGCCACTTTTCCTACACAGGAGAATCACTATTGGAAAAATCACTTTTACATAAAGCAGGTTTTAGGGAGATTTGCTTAGAAGATTCCTTTGCCGCCAAGGGAATCTTCGTTTATGATTCGATTCACAAG AAcaaggaggaagaagaaattgaGAGTTGGCAACAAAAAGTAGGTTGTGTATTGTTAAAATGTGGAAACAAGAAGTTGATATCAGCACTTGGAGAATGCATGGCAAATGGAACACCAAGTGTAGCAAGAGCAAGCCTTATAACTATTTCATGGATGAGCAGCTACCTCCACTTGGTTGAAGATAAAAGGTTGCCACCAATGGCTTTCTCAATCTTAACCCCACACTTGATACAATCCTTGAATCATGACAAAGATGTTGAGGAAAGAGTTCTAGCTTCATATTCATTGCTttgcctcattaaaaattcag GATTCCTTCCATCATTGGATAAAGACTCACTAAGACACCTCAAAAATCTCTCCCTAGTGACATGGACTGCCAATGAACTCATCTCAATCTTCTCAAAAGGGAGCTTGCATTCAagacaataa
- the LOC130973724 gene encoding putative E3 ubiquitin-protein ligase LIN-2 isoform X2: MASSFAELLPSDDGASHKKKLSLPSYICHDPRSVASSKHKSEKSTVRSGSSSSQFKRPGSASERSNSRSLVAEDSRMDEVAIGAVMKILSGYIGRYVKDELFRRKIRERCSSVMERRRREDSNDEVFENLEMGMGKVDKLVEDHGRMRQVMLIKSLKNSIEILTIIVASSLNAKDSHLSACAQIYLAIAYKMLKKERVSSKHLLQVFCDSPSIARTYLIPDLWEHLFLPHLLHLKIWYNKEIESLSNEDHGDNKRKMKVLSKVYNEKMDAGTSLFALYYKQWLKVGATEPPLPVVSLPSMPSCRSSSRRKSSDSLVSNSSINPNLYKAVFGPKLEQQPTGPDEQKGAIVIYKGSEINDKIYGDEYRSSSQRERDVYMGRSSIQDDKNHGQLWPESQRLDYFQCFSCRNIPTEGLVNSNYRSKNIASIRRGGINSLSSDLVGAIAIICSSDILSECESAIRVVTSAWLRSPGDPLIVEALTQHSVVEAMLEVLFASSEDEILELIISILAELVARSDAIRQIILNSDPQLELFVKLLRSTSLFLKAAVLLYLSKPQAKQMLSSEWVPLVLRVLEFGDKLQTLFTVQCSPQVAAFYFLDQLLTGFNEDKNLENARQVLSLGGLTLLMRRIEDGEIHERNKAALIISCCIQAEGSCRCFLADNINKTSLLELIVLGNKQSSSAFAFSVLVELLCLDRRMKVLNFLKGLKDGWSGLNIMHIVYIYLKKAPPEECPLVAVIILLLDLM, translated from the exons ATGGCTTCTTCATTTGCTGAACTTCTTCCCTCAGATGATGGAGCCTCACACAAGAAGAAGCTATCACTTCCTTCATACATATGTCATGATCCTAGAAGTGTTGCTTCATCAAAGCACAAGTCAGAGAAATCCACT GTAAGAAGTGGCTCTTCTTCATCTCAGTTCAAGAGGCCTGGTTCAGCTTCTGAGAGATCAAACTCTAGGTCTCTGGTGGCAGAAGATTCAAGAATGGATGAAGTTGCTATTGGAGCAGTGATGAAAATCCTCAGTGGCTACATTGGAAGATATGTAAAAGATGAACTTTTCAGGAGAAAAATCAGGGAAAGATGCAGTTCTGTGAtggagagaagaagaagagaggacTCAAATGATGAGGTTTttgagaatttggaaatgggCATGGGGAAAGTTGATAAATTGGTAGAAGATCATGGAAGAATGAGGCAAGTTATGTTGATCAAAAGCTTGAAGAATTCCATTGAGATATTAACCATAATAGTTGCTTCCTCTTTGAATGCTAAAGATTCTCATCTTTCTGCTTGTGCTCAAATTTACTTGGCAATAGCTTATAAGAtgttgaagaaagagagagttTCCTCAAAGCATTTACTTCAAGTGTTTTGTGATTCTCCAAGTATTGCTAGAACATACCTGATTCCTGATCTTTGGGAGCACTTGTTTCTTCCCCATCTTCTCCATCTCAAAATTTGGTATAACAAGGAGATTGAGTCTCTTTCAAATGAAGATCATGGTGataacaaaaggaaaatgaAGGTGTTGAGCAAAGTCTACAATGAAAAAATGGATGCTGGAACTAGTCTCTTTGCTTTGTACTACAAGCAATGGCTGAAAGTTGGGGCCACAGAGCCTCCTCTTCCTGTTGTATCATTGCCATCAATGCCAAGTTGTAGATCATCATCAAGAAGAAAATCTTCAGATTCTTTGGTTTCAAATTCCTCAATCAATCCAAACTT ATATAAGGCAGTGTTTGGCCCCAAACTGGAGCAGCAACCTACTGGTCCAGATGAACAAAAAGGAGCCATTGTAATTTATAAGGGCTCAGAGATTAATGATAAAATTTATGGAGATGAATACAGGAGCTCATCTCAG AGAGAAAGAGATGTATATATGGGAAGATCATCAATCCAAGATGACAAGAATCATGGTCAATTATGGCCCGAGTCCCAGAGATTGGACTATTTCCAGTGCTTTTCTTGCAGGAACATACCTACAGAAGGATTGGTAAACAGCAACTACAGATCCAAGAACATTGCTTCAATCAGAAGGGGAGGAATAAATTCTCTTTCAAGTGATTTGGTTGGAGCTATTGCAATTATATGTTCATCTGATATCCTAAGTGAATGCGAATCGGCTATTCGTGTGGTTACCTCAGCTTGGTTGAGGTCTCCTGGTGATCCGCTCATTGTAGAAGCATTAACACAACATAGTGTAGTTGAAGCTATGTTAGAGGTGCTATTTGCCTCATCTGAAGATGAAATTCTAGAattgattatatcaattttAGCTGAATTAGTAGCAAGGAGCGACGCGATTCGACAAATTATACTGAACTCTGATCCACAACTAGAATTGTTTGTGAAACTTCTGAGAAGCACTAGTCTGTTTCTGAAAGCCGCGGTTCTGCTTTATCTATCAAAGCCGCAGGCAAAACAAATGTTATCatcagaatgggtgccattagTACTTAGAGTGTTGGAGTTTGGAGACAAACTGCAGACCCTTTTCACAGTGCAATGCAGTCCTCAAGTTGCAGCATTTTACTTTCTTGATCAACTTCTCACCGGTTTCAATGAAGATAAGAATCTGGAGAATGCAAGGCAAGTTCTTTCACTTGGGGGATTGACATTGCTTATGAGAAGAAttgaagatggagagattcatgaAAGAAACAAAGCTGCTTTGATAATTTCCTGTTGTATACAAGCTGAAGGAAGCTGTAGATGCTTCTTAGCTGATAATATAAATAAGACATCTTTGCTAGAACTCATTGTTCTTGGAAACAAACAAAGTTCAAGCGCTTTCGCCTTTTCCGTGTTAGTTGAGTTGCTCTGCCTAGATAG AAGAATGAAGGTTTTGAACTTCTTGAAAGGGCTTAAAGATGGATGGAGTGGATTAAACATCATGCACATTGTATACATTTACCTCAAGAAAGCTCCACCTGAAGAATGCCCTTTAGTTGCAGTGATAATATTGCTGCTTGATCTTATG TAG